The following proteins are encoded in a genomic region of Candidatus Poribacteria bacterium:
- a CDS encoding sugar kinase translates to MGVLVVGTVTLDTVETPSKRVEDILGGSGVYAAVAASFFGSPVQLIGVVGADFPHAYTDFLGTRGIDLQGVKRVNGGKSFRWGGRYTDDFNVRDTLFTELNVVSDFQPILPETYRETPYLFLANNPPSLQLSIIQQATHPKLVVCDTMDFWINEEREALEALLTRVDILILNDSEALLLTGDSNLMRAAQMILRYGPKRVIIKKGEHGAISVTESSFFSVPAYPLTQVVDPTGAGDSFAGGMMGYLASIEDTSEKAIRSAMVYGTIIASFNIEDFSINRQKEVQFSEISSRYCELQEAVRF, encoded by the coding sequence ATGGGAGTCTTAGTCGTCGGCACGGTTACTTTAGATACGGTGGAAACGCCGAGTAAACGGGTAGAGGATATCTTGGGCGGTTCCGGTGTCTACGCGGCTGTCGCCGCGAGTTTTTTCGGAAGTCCTGTTCAGCTTATTGGCGTCGTTGGGGCTGATTTCCCACACGCTTACACAGATTTTCTCGGCACCCGAGGCATTGACCTGCAAGGGGTAAAACGGGTAAACGGCGGCAAATCGTTCCGATGGGGTGGTCGTTACACCGACGACTTTAACGTACGCGATACGCTTTTTACGGAATTGAATGTTGTAAGTGATTTTCAACCCATTCTGCCTGAAACTTACAGAGAAACCCCCTACCTCTTTCTCGCAAATAACCCGCCAAGTTTACAATTGAGCATTATTCAGCAGGCAACACACCCGAAATTGGTTGTCTGTGACACGATGGATTTTTGGATTAACGAAGAGCGGGAAGCATTAGAAGCACTCTTAACTCGGGTGGATATCCTTATCCTGAACGATAGTGAGGCACTTTTATTAACAGGCGATTCTAATTTAATGCGAGCCGCACAAATGATCCTGCGCTATGGTCCAAAGCGGGTTATCATTAAGAAAGGGGAGCATGGAGCAATCAGTGTGACAGAATCATCCTTCTTTAGTGTGCCGGCATATCCGCTTACACAAGTAGTTGATCCGACGGGGGCGGGTGATAGTTTTGCTGGGGGTATGATGGGTTACCTCGCATCTATTGAGGATACGTCGGAAAAAGCAATACGCAGTGCAATGGTGTATGGAACAATTATCGCCTCTTTTAACATTGAAGACTTCAGCATCAATAGACAAAAAGAGGTGCAGTTTTCAGAGATTTCATCGCGGTATTGTGAACTTCAAGAAGCCGTCCGTTTTTAG
- the ggt gene encoding gamma-glutamyltransferase gives MFDGYSPNQFGPGRSAVICQHGAVATSQPLAAQGGLQILQKGGNAVDAAVATAAILNVVEPMSTGIGGDAFMLVYQPKDGVIRGLNASGRAPYAAEPEFFTKQGLMNIPSFGSMYPVTVPGTIDGWATLLDECGTMSLAEVLQPAIDYAEKGFPVSPQISLAWQESGQMLAQHPDTARTYLQNGKAPAPGEIFYQSNLARTFRLIAEGGRDAFYQGEIAEKIVKFSDENGGLFTQRDFAEHRSDWVEPISANYRGYDVYEIPPNGQGIAALLALNIVEGFELGAMGHNTPEHLHHAIEAMKLGFSDLYEYVTDPTFVDVPVDGLLSNDYTESQRACISPERANAQPSPGIPAMGSDTVYLCAVDSERNVVSFINSLFAGFGSGLVAGDTGIMLQNRGAGFSLNPDHANCIAPHKRTLHTIIPGMIAQNGLPLVTFGVMGGQMQAQGHLQFVCNLVDFNMDIQNALDAPRFRVMDDSRILLETGIPMNAQAALAQKGHPIIPGNTFFGGGQAIFIHPAFNTLIAGSDPRRDGCAVGY, from the coding sequence ATGTTTGATGGGTACTCCCCAAACCAATTTGGACCTGGACGTTCAGCTGTCATCTGCCAACATGGGGCAGTGGCAACAAGTCAACCGCTCGCCGCGCAGGGTGGGTTGCAGATTTTACAGAAGGGTGGGAACGCCGTTGATGCGGCGGTAGCGACTGCCGCAATACTTAACGTCGTTGAGCCAATGTCAACCGGCATTGGCGGAGATGCCTTTATGCTCGTTTATCAACCCAAAGATGGGGTGATCCGCGGTTTAAACGCGAGTGGTAGAGCACCTTACGCTGCAGAACCAGAGTTCTTTACCAAACAGGGGTTGATGAATATTCCTTCTTTTGGGAGTATGTATCCAGTCACGGTCCCTGGTACAATTGACGGGTGGGCAACACTTCTTGACGAGTGTGGAACAATGTCGTTAGCAGAGGTTCTTCAGCCTGCCATTGATTACGCCGAAAAGGGGTTTCCTGTCAGTCCTCAGATTAGTCTTGCATGGCAAGAAAGTGGGCAGATGTTGGCGCAGCATCCCGACACAGCGCGAACGTACCTCCAGAATGGAAAGGCACCGGCACCCGGGGAAATCTTTTATCAATCGAACTTAGCACGGACATTTCGGTTGATTGCGGAAGGTGGGCGTGATGCCTTCTATCAAGGGGAAATTGCTGAGAAAATCGTGAAATTCTCCGATGAAAACGGAGGTTTATTTACACAACGCGACTTTGCCGAACACAGATCAGATTGGGTAGAACCGATTTCTGCCAATTATCGGGGCTACGATGTTTATGAGATACCCCCAAATGGGCAAGGTATTGCTGCTCTTCTCGCGCTCAACATCGTCGAAGGATTTGAACTCGGAGCGATGGGGCATAACACTCCTGAACATCTACACCATGCAATTGAGGCAATGAAATTAGGATTCTCGGATCTCTACGAATACGTGACGGATCCGACGTTTGTAGATGTGCCAGTAGATGGACTGCTTTCCAACGACTATACAGAAAGCCAGCGCGCATGCATCTCACCAGAACGGGCGAACGCGCAGCCAAGCCCGGGTATACCCGCAATGGGAAGTGACACGGTATACCTCTGTGCGGTTGACAGCGAGCGAAATGTTGTCTCCTTTATCAACAGTCTTTTCGCTGGTTTTGGTTCAGGTTTAGTGGCTGGCGATACGGGGATTATGTTACAAAATCGGGGTGCAGGTTTCTCGCTTAATCCCGACCACGCGAATTGTATTGCGCCCCATAAACGGACATTGCATACCATTATCCCGGGCATGATTGCGCAAAACGGGCTGCCCTTGGTCACCTTCGGGGTCATGGGAGGACAAATGCAAGCACAAGGACATTTACAATTTGTATGCAACCTTGTGGATTTCAATATGGACATACAGAACGCGTTGGACGCTCCTCGGTTTCGAGTGATGGACGACTCGCGGATTCTGTTAGAGACAGGCATTCCAATGAATGCACAAGCAGCATTGGCACAAAAAGGACATCCTATCATACCGGGGAACACTTTTTTTGGCGGGGGACAAGCAATTTTCATCCATCCAGCCTTTAACACGCTGATCGCAGGTTCAGATCCGAGACGGGATGGATGCGCAGTCGGCTATTGA
- a CDS encoding adenosylhomocysteinase: protein MNYDIKTTELAAAGKQRIDWANRFMPVLDSICDRFQNERPLEGLRVAACLHVTTETANLMKTLKAGGAEAVVCASNPLSTQDDVAASLVVDEEIGVFAINGEDTETYYKHIDATLDLQPTITMDDGADLVSRLHSEETNPALVEKVVAGTEETTTGVIRLRSMATEGVLRYPIIAVNDARTKHFFDNRYGTGQSTLDGIIRATNLLIAGTTVVVAGYGWCGRGVANRARGLGANVIVTEVTALKALEAVMDGFRVMPMQKAVQEADLVVTLTGDIHVLRQEHFKAMKDGAIIANSGHFNVEIDIPALEKLSVDKGNARPYVEVYTLEDGRKLYLVGEGRLVNLAAAEGHPASVMDMSFANQALCLEYIAQNQDNLENRVYDVPESIDETVAQLKLEAFGVEIDTLTAEQEKYLNSWEMGT from the coding sequence ATGAACTACGATATAAAGACAACCGAGCTCGCAGCGGCGGGTAAACAGAGAATCGACTGGGCAAACCGGTTCATGCCTGTTCTGGATTCCATCTGCGACCGATTTCAAAATGAACGACCGTTGGAAGGTTTGAGAGTCGCAGCATGTTTACATGTCACAACTGAAACAGCCAACTTAATGAAAACACTGAAGGCTGGTGGAGCGGAGGCGGTTGTCTGTGCATCAAATCCACTCAGTACGCAGGACGATGTCGCCGCATCTCTCGTTGTTGACGAAGAGATAGGCGTTTTTGCGATTAACGGAGAAGATACAGAAACTTATTACAAACATATTGATGCCACTCTTGATTTGCAACCGACAATTACTATGGATGACGGGGCCGACCTCGTCTCAAGGCTTCATTCTGAAGAGACGAATCCGGCTTTAGTAGAAAAAGTCGTTGCTGGAACAGAAGAAACAACAACTGGCGTTATCCGACTCAGGAGTATGGCAACCGAGGGGGTATTGAGATATCCGATTATTGCTGTAAACGACGCACGGACAAAGCATTTTTTTGATAACCGATACGGCACCGGACAGAGTACGTTAGACGGTATTATCAGAGCGACGAATCTGCTTATTGCCGGAACGACAGTGGTTGTCGCAGGCTATGGGTGGTGTGGCAGGGGCGTTGCGAACCGAGCACGCGGCTTAGGCGCGAACGTCATTGTGACGGAGGTCACTGCCTTAAAAGCATTAGAAGCGGTGATGGATGGATTTCGAGTAATGCCGATGCAGAAGGCGGTTCAAGAGGCAGATTTGGTTGTGACCCTCACAGGGGATATTCACGTCTTACGTCAGGAACATTTCAAAGCGATGAAAGACGGCGCAATTATAGCGAACTCCGGGCACTTCAACGTTGAAATCGACATTCCAGCACTCGAGAAATTAAGCGTCGACAAAGGAAACGCGCGTCCGTATGTAGAGGTATATACCCTCGAAGATGGTAGGAAACTCTATCTTGTTGGCGAAGGAAGATTGGTCAATCTGGCGGCTGCGGAGGGGCATCCCGCGAGTGTTATGGACATGAGTTTCGCGAATCAGGCATTGTGCCTTGAGTACATCGCCCAAAATCAGGATAATCTTGAGAATCGCGTATATGATGTTCCCGAATCTATCGACGAGACCGTGGCGCAGCTCAAGTTGGAAGCGTTCGGTGTTGAGATTGATACACTCACGGCGGAACAGGAAAAATACCTCAACTCGTGGGAAATGGGGACTTAG
- the lpdA gene encoding dihydrolipoyl dehydrogenase, which yields MTTYDVGIIGGGPGGYVAAIKAAQLGGSVCLIEKGAWGGTCLNRGCIPTKTLFAVANLATQVQEASAFGVNINGDATIDYPQVLTHKTSVIQQLTGGIAQLLKANGVDTFNGTATLIDRNTIVVSKPDGTTEQLDAKNIIIATGSEPAEPPVFEIDENQVLTTTGILNLTELPESLLIVGGGVSGCEFASIFNALGCHVTVLELLPTILATEDVHVIRHIQLFMKRKGITIHTGAKLTHVKKSDTSVTAVLESGEELTAEKMLISIGRRYNTDGIGLEKVGVRTEAGKIVVDPQMQTNVAGIYAVGDVASRYLLAHVASAEGKVAAQNCLGDSVEMDYQVIPWCVFTLPEIGHVGMTEKEATDEGYDVKIGRFPYAANGKALGLRETDGFVKTVSDSDSGDILGVHIVGAHASTLIHEAAVAIRTGATTMDIAGTVHAHPTLAEMVMESAEAAYDRAIHSLH from the coding sequence ATGACTACGTATGATGTCGGAATTATCGGCGGAGGACCAGGAGGTTACGTCGCAGCTATTAAAGCGGCGCAACTTGGCGGTAGCGTCTGCCTCATAGAAAAGGGAGCGTGGGGTGGCACTTGTCTGAATCGTGGGTGTATCCCAACGAAAACGCTTTTTGCAGTTGCCAACTTGGCGACACAGGTCCAAGAAGCGTCCGCTTTCGGTGTGAATATCAATGGCGACGCAACAATTGACTATCCGCAAGTATTGACCCATAAAACCTCGGTCATCCAGCAACTTACAGGAGGCATTGCGCAACTGCTGAAGGCAAATGGGGTTGATACCTTTAACGGAACAGCGACACTTATTGACAGAAATACGATTGTCGTCAGCAAACCTGACGGAACAACCGAACAATTAGACGCAAAAAATATTATTATTGCGACAGGTTCTGAACCTGCAGAACCACCTGTCTTTGAAATTGACGAAAACCAAGTCTTGACGACAACAGGTATCCTCAATCTCACAGAACTCCCCGAAAGCCTACTGATCGTTGGTGGCGGCGTTTCAGGCTGTGAATTCGCTTCCATCTTTAATGCCCTCGGTTGCCACGTGACTGTATTGGAACTCCTCCCTACAATTTTGGCAACTGAAGATGTTCACGTTATCCGACATATCCAACTTTTCATGAAACGGAAAGGTATCACCATCCACACAGGTGCGAAACTGACTCATGTCAAAAAATCGGATACGAGTGTCACAGCAGTCCTCGAATCGGGTGAAGAGTTGACTGCCGAAAAGATGCTTATCTCGATTGGAAGGCGTTACAACACAGACGGGATAGGTTTAGAAAAAGTTGGCGTTCGTACAGAGGCAGGGAAAATCGTCGTGGATCCCCAAATGCAAACGAACGTTGCGGGTATCTATGCCGTTGGAGATGTCGCGAGTCGGTATCTGCTGGCACACGTTGCATCGGCAGAGGGAAAGGTTGCCGCACAGAACTGCCTTGGTGACAGCGTTGAGATGGATTATCAGGTTATCCCATGGTGCGTTTTTACCCTTCCTGAAATTGGGCACGTCGGCATGACGGAAAAAGAGGCCACGGATGAAGGTTACGACGTGAAGATAGGACGATTCCCGTACGCCGCGAACGGGAAGGCATTGGGGCTACGTGAGACAGACGGGTTCGTTAAGACCGTCTCTGATTCGGATAGCGGTGATATTCTTGGTGTTCATATCGTGGGTGCCCATGCTTCAACCCTTATTCATGAGGCTGCTGTCGCGATTCGCACGGGCGCGACTACGATGGACATAGCAGGTACCGTGCACGCACATCCAACCCTCGCAGAAATGGTGATGGAGTCCGCTGAAGCAGCATACGATAGAGCAATTCACAGCTTACACTAA
- a CDS encoding biopolymer transporter ExbD has translation MQQAGSDMKLSLLATKIRERKPPTLSMAPMIDCVFLLLIFFMVSTTFSPIPGLRVQLPPPGKPSPDKPKGLTVRIANPEPGDDRGTMVLNDEVVQIDEMFNRFINAPDEATSMLIIQSEREVLHEQIVHVMDIAKQAGIDKIGFAIVARD, from the coding sequence ATGCAACAAGCCGGCAGTGATATGAAATTGAGTCTGCTTGCGACCAAGATCCGGGAACGCAAGCCACCGACGCTCAGTATGGCACCTATGATTGATTGTGTGTTCCTGCTCCTAATCTTCTTCATGGTGTCAACGACTTTCTCGCCGATTCCAGGCCTCCGGGTGCAGTTACCCCCGCCGGGGAAACCGTCACCTGATAAACCCAAAGGTTTGACAGTTCGGATCGCAAATCCGGAACCCGGTGATGACAGAGGCACTATGGTGCTGAATGACGAGGTCGTCCAGATTGATGAAATGTTCAATCGCTTCATCAATGCCCCTGACGAAGCAACAAGCATGCTCATTATCCAATCCGAACGAGAAGTGCTACATGAGCAGATCGTGCACGTGATGGATATCGCGAAACAGGCAGGTATAGATAAAATCGGGTTCGCTATTGTCGCGAGAGACTGA
- a CDS encoding biopolymer transporter ExbD, which translates to MALNMSRRKKTGDDDDIPMAPMIDCVFLLLIFFMVSAVMRVPPPFTVTLPDSATKHEFTRKKYNLFISGDGRISIDDQEMLTLEDMELFIAAHENQISTLIIKADKRAKHGVVIDVVERAKQRSSKTEGLEIAFAVSEED; encoded by the coding sequence ATGGCTTTGAACATGTCTCGACGGAAGAAAACAGGCGATGATGATGACATTCCGATGGCACCAATGATCGATTGTGTCTTCCTGTTGCTCATCTTCTTCATGGTATCTGCTGTCATGCGGGTTCCCCCGCCTTTCACTGTTACCTTACCCGATTCCGCAACCAAGCACGAGTTCACACGGAAGAAGTATAATCTCTTCATTAGCGGTGACGGACGGATTTCGATTGATGACCAGGAGATGTTGACCTTGGAAGATATGGAGTTGTTCATCGCAGCCCATGAAAACCAGATCAGCACTCTAATTATCAAGGCAGATAAGCGTGCAAAGCACGGGGTCGTTATTGATGTGGTGGAACGAGCGAAACAACGCTCCAGTAAAACGGAGGGGCTTGAAATCGCTTTCGCGGTCTCGGAAGAGGACTGA
- the gltB gene encoding glutamate synthase large subunit — MYNDLKEKDACGVGFIANRFGKRSHDIIKMATQAVTNLTHRGAVAADAKTGDGAGILTQIPEKLFQKELEKLGIHLDSINDLGVGMIFLPRHDRDAQAQGRAIVEEILQEYDVPFLGWRSVPQDFSALGATALETLPEIQQVLVGRPEQLIDDAFEQRLYLICKELEHRITAAALDEFHIASFSHRTIVYKGLLVAPQLTQFYPDLKDPDFQAALAVFHQRYSTNTSSTWMLAQPFHALAHNGEINTLMGNRNWMRAREADLQSPLWDEHIRKLVPIINPHGSDSMSLDNVLELLTHSGRGILHAMMCLIPEAYEQIPDMPDALKACYEYLSCVSEPWDGPAAVAFTDGVIVGASLDRNGLRPARYTVTEDGTVIMGSEVGIIELNDSRVVEKGRLGPGQMIAVDTAQGKLLKDSKIKHDVAKQKPYAEWVRKGIVTLPTEKNGSRATTNTVPKKLSIYQKAFGYMTEDVERFIKPMVAEAKEAVGSMGDDTPPSVISRHPRLLYSYFKQRFAQVTNPPIDSIRERLVMSLTTHLGKQDSLLTETPAHARLIRLHSPILTNTDLQTLRELDIADFQIETLSVCFRVASGEQGLQEALETLCRRASAAIDEGITLLVLSDKEVSPDLAPIPMALAIGAVHHHLIREGKRMRASLIAETGDAREEHHFAVLLGYGATAINPYLAFSTIVQLAEDGEFAELTASKAIETYKATVEKGILKIMAKMGISTVSSYHGAQIFEALGINSTVIDKCFTGTTSRLSGIGFAEIAAETLHFHTKAFSGNENDTSLEEAGYFRFRRNGEFHAFNPTVFKSLHKFVKGGKPEDYEKYAAAVESGEPSSLRDLLAFKPSTPIPIEEVEPAEDIVRRFTTGSMSFGALSRETHETLAIAMNRLGAKSGSGEGGESSTRFKPQPNGDLASSAIKQVASGRFGVTPTYLISAKELEIKMAQGSKPGEGGQIPGHKVTAEIASLRHSVPGVPLISPPPHHDIYSIEDLAQLIYDLKQANPRAKVAVKLVSEFLVGTIASGVAKGYADVIQISGHEGGTGASPLSSIKNAGTPWELGLAETQRALVTNELRDRVVLRADGGMRSGRDIVIAAMLGAEEYGFGTIAMVATGCVMARQCHLNTCPVGVATQDPALRAKYPGTPEMVVNFMLGVADEVRVILANLGHKSLNDIIGRPELLQPVDLADYPKTGTLDLSEILTPADPTGTQPRYHLQKRNNRDDISLDDQILEDAKEAISQKTSIQLSYAIRNTHRTVGAKLSGEIARHYGDAGLPDRTIQCDFKGSAGQSFGAFCISGVQFALTGEANDYVGKGMAGGEIIIKPAPTARFLTYENTIIGNTVLYGATGGTLYAAGRAGERFCVRNSGATAVVEGVGDHGCEYMTAGTVVILGETGRNFGAGMTGGTAYVLDEKQQFEKKYNSDWVKLEKVTNETDIKNLMALIQNHVAYTGSEHAEKILTNWKDLLSHFWKVITPPPPPPPAPVQLKRRAAGRRERKRQR, encoded by the coding sequence ATGTATAATGATTTAAAAGAAAAAGATGCCTGCGGCGTTGGTTTTATCGCAAACCGTTTTGGAAAGCGAAGCCACGATATTATCAAAATGGCGACGCAAGCGGTCACGAACTTGACGCACCGAGGCGCGGTGGCGGCTGATGCAAAAACAGGTGACGGAGCAGGTATTTTAACACAGATCCCAGAAAAATTATTTCAAAAAGAACTTGAGAAACTCGGAATTCACCTCGATTCAATAAATGATCTGGGGGTCGGGATGATTTTCCTACCCAGACATGACCGGGATGCACAGGCACAAGGGCGTGCAATCGTTGAAGAGATATTACAGGAGTACGATGTCCCCTTCCTTGGATGGCGTTCCGTCCCTCAGGATTTTTCCGCACTCGGTGCCACGGCACTGGAAACGCTGCCGGAAATTCAACAGGTATTGGTCGGGCGTCCAGAGCAGCTCATCGATGATGCTTTTGAACAACGTTTGTATCTGATATGTAAAGAGTTAGAGCACCGTATTACAGCGGCAGCACTCGACGAATTCCATATCGCCTCTTTTTCACACCGGACGATCGTCTATAAAGGATTACTGGTGGCACCCCAGCTTACCCAGTTTTATCCGGATTTAAAAGACCCTGATTTTCAGGCAGCACTTGCCGTTTTCCATCAACGCTACAGTACAAACACCTCGTCCACATGGATGCTCGCCCAACCTTTCCATGCACTGGCACATAATGGCGAAATCAATACCTTGATGGGCAATCGGAATTGGATGCGGGCGCGCGAAGCCGACTTACAGTCGCCCCTCTGGGACGAACACATCCGAAAACTCGTTCCGATTATCAACCCACATGGCAGCGATTCAATGAGCCTGGATAACGTGTTAGAGTTGCTAACACACTCGGGGCGTGGTATTCTACATGCCATGATGTGTCTGATCCCCGAAGCCTATGAGCAGATTCCCGATATGCCGGACGCCTTGAAAGCCTGTTACGAGTATCTCTCATGTGTCAGCGAACCTTGGGATGGACCGGCGGCGGTTGCCTTTACGGATGGCGTTATCGTCGGGGCAAGTTTGGATAGAAACGGACTACGACCCGCACGCTATACGGTCACTGAAGACGGGACGGTTATCATGGGGTCCGAAGTTGGCATTATTGAACTTAATGACAGTCGCGTCGTGGAAAAGGGACGTTTGGGACCTGGACAAATGATTGCCGTTGATACAGCACAAGGAAAATTGCTGAAAGATTCCAAGATTAAACATGATGTTGCCAAACAAAAGCCTTATGCCGAGTGGGTACGGAAGGGTATCGTAACACTCCCCACTGAAAAAAATGGGTCGCGTGCCACGACGAATACTGTTCCTAAAAAATTGTCGATATATCAGAAAGCTTTCGGCTATATGACCGAAGACGTAGAACGCTTTATTAAACCCATGGTAGCGGAAGCGAAGGAAGCAGTCGGTTCAATGGGTGATGACACACCGCCGTCTGTGATTTCTCGGCATCCGCGTTTACTCTATAGCTACTTCAAACAACGTTTCGCGCAGGTTACGAATCCACCGATTGATTCGATCCGGGAACGTTTGGTAATGTCTCTGACAACACACCTCGGGAAACAGGATAGTTTACTCACAGAAACGCCAGCACACGCTCGACTGATTCGGTTACATTCGCCAATTTTGACAAATACAGATTTACAAACATTGCGTGAACTGGATATAGCCGATTTTCAGATAGAGACACTCTCTGTTTGTTTCCGCGTCGCTTCTGGCGAACAGGGTTTACAAGAGGCATTAGAAACACTCTGTCGACGCGCCTCCGCGGCGATTGATGAGGGAATAACACTCCTCGTGCTAAGTGACAAAGAGGTGAGCCCTGACCTTGCTCCAATTCCGATGGCACTTGCTATTGGTGCTGTCCATCACCATTTGATTCGGGAAGGAAAACGAATGCGGGCAAGTCTCATCGCTGAAACTGGAGATGCGAGAGAAGAACACCACTTTGCCGTTCTTCTCGGTTATGGCGCAACTGCAATCAACCCGTATCTTGCTTTCTCAACGATCGTTCAACTTGCTGAGGATGGTGAATTCGCAGAACTTACCGCATCGAAGGCAATTGAAACCTATAAAGCAACCGTCGAAAAGGGTATTTTGAAAATTATGGCAAAGATGGGAATTTCGACGGTGTCAAGTTATCACGGTGCCCAGATATTTGAAGCACTGGGTATCAATTCAACAGTTATTGATAAATGTTTTACAGGCACTACCTCACGTTTAAGTGGCATTGGCTTTGCTGAAATTGCAGCGGAGACGCTCCACTTCCACACAAAAGCGTTTTCCGGAAATGAAAACGACACATCCTTAGAAGAAGCAGGCTATTTCCGATTCCGTAGAAATGGCGAATTCCATGCTTTTAATCCAACGGTATTTAAGTCACTTCACAAGTTTGTAAAGGGTGGTAAGCCTGAAGACTATGAAAAATATGCTGCTGCCGTTGAGAGTGGAGAACCTTCCAGTTTACGAGATTTGCTTGCTTTCAAACCCAGTACCCCTATTCCGATTGAAGAGGTGGAGCCAGCGGAAGATATCGTTCGGCGTTTTACAACCGGTAGCATGTCTTTCGGCGCGTTAAGTCGCGAGACACACGAAACCTTGGCAATCGCTATGAATCGTCTCGGTGCAAAATCGGGAAGTGGAGAAGGCGGTGAAAGCAGCACACGCTTCAAACCTCAACCCAATGGTGATCTCGCTTCCAGTGCCATCAAACAGGTGGCATCCGGACGTTTCGGTGTGACGCCAACATATCTCATATCGGCGAAGGAACTGGAAATTAAGATGGCGCAAGGGTCAAAACCCGGAGAAGGTGGACAGATTCCAGGACATAAAGTGACAGCCGAGATCGCGTCCCTTCGACATTCTGTGCCAGGAGTCCCACTCATTTCACCACCGCCACACCATGACATTTACTCCATTGAGGATTTGGCGCAGCTCATCTACGATCTGAAACAGGCGAACCCACGGGCAAAGGTAGCCGTAAAACTGGTATCCGAATTCCTCGTTGGAACGATTGCCTCAGGGGTCGCAAAAGGCTATGCTGATGTAATACAAATAAGTGGGCATGAAGGCGGCACGGGGGCATCTCCGCTCAGTTCCATTAAGAACGCAGGGACCCCTTGGGAACTCGGATTGGCTGAAACACAGCGTGCACTCGTGACCAATGAATTGCGAGATCGCGTCGTGTTACGGGCTGACGGTGGAATGCGTTCCGGACGCGATATTGTTATTGCCGCAATGTTAGGCGCGGAAGAATATGGGTTTGGAACGATAGCCATGGTCGCGACAGGGTGTGTGATGGCACGTCAATGCCACTTAAATACGTGTCCGGTTGGTGTCGCTACCCAAGATCCCGCACTTCGGGCGAAATATCCCGGCACCCCAGAAATGGTTGTCAATTTCATGCTTGGTGTAGCGGATGAAGTGCGAGTTATCCTTGCCAACCTCGGACACAAGAGCCTCAACGATATTATTGGGCGCCCAGAATTGCTGCAACCCGTCGATTTGGCAGATTACCCGAAAACTGGAACGCTGGATTTGAGTGAAATCTTGACACCTGCCGATCCAACTGGAACTCAGCCACGTTACCATCTACAAAAGCGAAACAATCGGGATGACATCTCTCTTGACGACCAGATTCTGGAGGATGCTAAGGAAGCGATCTCACAGAAAACGTCGATCCAACTCTCTTATGCTATTCGGAATACGCACCGAACAGTGGGAGCAAAGTTGTCCGGCGAAATTGCGAGGCACTATGGTGACGCTGGCTTACCTGATAGGACAATCCAGTGCGACTTTAAAGGCAGTGCGGGACAGAGTTTTGGTGCTTTCTGTATCAGCGGTGTACAATTCGCTTTGACAGGTGAAGCGAATGACTATGTAGGTAAGGGCATGGCAGGTGGAGAAATTATTATTAAACCGGCACCGACTGCACGGTTCCTAACTTATGAAAATACAATCATTGGGAATACAGTGTTGTATGGTGCCACAGGTGGTACGCTTTATGCAGCCGGCAGAGCCGGTGAGCGGTTCTGTGTCCGAAATAGTGGGGCAACCGCTGTCGTTGAAGGTGTCGGGGATCACGGTTGTGAATACATGACCGCCGGCACAGTCGTAATTCTCGGCGAAACGGGTAGAAACTTTGGAGCTGGGATGACTGGCGGCACTGCCTATGTCCTTGACGAAAAACAACAGTTTGAGAAGAAGTACAACTCGGATTGGGTGAAGTTAGAAAAGGTAACGAATGAGACAGATATTAAAAATCTGATGGCACTTATACAAAATCACGTCGCTTATACCGGTAGTGAACACGCCGAGAAAATCCTCACCAATTGGAAGGATCTCCTTTCGCATTTCTGGAAGGTTATAACGCCACCGCCGCCGCCACCTCCCGCACCTGTCCAGCTTAAAAGAAGAGCCGCTGGTCGGAGAGAGCGCAAGCGACAGCGATAA